The following proteins come from a genomic window of Candidatus Thiodiazotropha sp. CDECU1:
- a CDS encoding Sfum_1244 family protein — translation MNGSLRQLCCTVQRNCHISDARHGADYGLCTYLLKMREYYRWENGLDYGVALTNESVGEWLTERERLWDSLSDDDFAPLPFEGESIDPFDVDRVNQLLDPYGLVYSAGYGLKGKPLFFLGHLERREEPGGASVWVAGRELARDLMAPAAMSQGDRIYIRRESFRRLLWERLENWRWHRPDNAMGRAFNYYDFEENLEQALDEMVEKELDVVLLHEQGEYQAGRVLGENWNRMLSDLGHSPAELMARALRDHLADCQVTLPSLIEREDRASIHFFVGGITGMRKKLFPGLISAYESWYKQGDWEPLITTAQAGREHWQRLAMGLLRLYREQPDRARVEIMSLLEANPL, via the coding sequence ATGAATGGTTCGCTGCGCCAACTCTGCTGTACCGTGCAGAGGAATTGCCATATCTCCGATGCACGCCATGGCGCCGACTATGGCCTCTGCACCTACCTGTTGAAGATGCGCGAGTATTACCGCTGGGAGAACGGTCTCGACTACGGGGTTGCCTTGACCAACGAGTCCGTGGGCGAGTGGCTGACTGAACGGGAGAGACTCTGGGACTCCCTCAGCGATGACGACTTCGCACCCCTGCCATTCGAGGGGGAGTCCATCGATCCCTTCGATGTGGATAGGGTCAATCAACTCCTCGACCCCTACGGCCTGGTCTACAGCGCCGGCTATGGGTTGAAGGGCAAGCCCCTCTTTTTTCTTGGTCACCTGGAGCGCCGGGAGGAGCCGGGTGGCGCCTCGGTCTGGGTTGCCGGGCGCGAGCTGGCGCGGGATCTGATGGCCCCAGCGGCGATGAGTCAAGGGGATCGAATCTATATCCGCCGCGAGTCGTTCCGGCGCCTGCTGTGGGAGCGACTGGAAAACTGGCGCTGGCACCGCCCGGACAACGCCATGGGCCGAGCCTTCAACTACTACGATTTCGAGGAAAATCTTGAACAGGCCCTCGATGAGATGGTGGAGAAGGAGCTGGATGTGGTGCTGCTCCACGAGCAGGGGGAGTATCAGGCGGGCAGGGTGCTGGGGGAGAACTGGAACCGGATGCTCTCCGATCTCGGTCATTCGCCGGCGGAGTTGATGGCGCGTGCGCTGCGTGACCACCTGGCCGACTGCCAGGTGACCCTGCCGAGTCTCATCGAACGGGAGGATCGCGCCTCGATCCACTTCTTTGTTGGCGGCATCACCGGGATGCGTAAAAAACTCTTTCCCGGCCTGATCAGCGCCTATGAGAGTTGGTACAAGCAGGGGGATTGGGAGCCATTGATAACCACTGCCCAGGCGGGCAGGGAACATTGGCAGCGATTGGCGATGGGGTTGCTGAGACTCTACCGTGAACAGCCGGACCGGGCCCGGGTGGAGATCATGTCCCTGCTCGAGGCCAATCCGCTCTAG
- the ispD gene encoding 2-C-methyl-D-erythritol 4-phosphate cytidylyltransferase: MSSRVRCWAVVPAAGVGQRMGAAIPKQYLDLAGRRVIDHSLERLLSHPRIEGVYLALSPEDELWRGCDFADDPRIVRVEGGEERCHSVLNALAALRQQATDDDWVLVHDAARPCLSRGDLEHLIDTLLEHPVGGLLGVPVRDTLKAVDSDGGVVHTVPREGLWHALTPQMFRLGPLYQALASAITKDALVTDDASAMELAGHRPLMVEGDASNIKITRPEDLQLAADYLSRCE, encoded by the coding sequence ATGAGTAGCAGGGTGCGATGCTGGGCTGTAGTCCCGGCAGCGGGTGTGGGACAACGCATGGGCGCCGCGATCCCCAAACAGTACCTGGACCTGGCGGGAAGACGGGTTATCGATCATAGCCTGGAGAGGCTGCTGAGCCATCCCCGCATCGAAGGGGTCTACCTGGCGCTCTCCCCTGAGGATGAGCTGTGGCGGGGGTGCGACTTCGCCGATGATCCGAGAATCGTCAGGGTCGAGGGCGGAGAGGAGCGCTGCCACTCGGTACTGAATGCCCTGGCAGCGCTGCGGCAACAGGCCACCGATGATGATTGGGTGCTGGTACACGATGCGGCGCGCCCCTGTCTCTCCCGCGGCGATCTTGAGCATTTAATCGACACCCTGCTGGAGCATCCTGTGGGCGGCCTGCTTGGGGTGCCGGTCCGCGATACCCTGAAAGCGGTGGACAGCGACGGCGGTGTGGTACACACCGTCCCCCGGGAAGGCCTCTGGCATGCCTTGACCCCACAGATGTTTCGCCTTGGCCCGCTCTACCAGGCCCTTGCAAGTGCCATCACCAAAGATGCATTGGTGACCGATGACGCCAGTGCAATGGAACTGGCTGGCCATCGTCCATTGATGGTGGAGGGGGATGCAAGCAATATCAAGATCACCCGCCCGGAGGATCTGCAACTGGCGGCGGATTATCTTTCCCGTTGTGAATGA
- a CDS encoding HDOD domain-containing protein, with translation MIQRVSAVTSSSVKRIPLLRNLPKRVLDYVLSETHVEHQNAGGGIATVGEQTEQVYYLLQGQVEIVSEAGERTTCQADQPCSLTPLAEQSPNQDHITSVSAVDLLCVPRELYNAIKCLPPIANTRTNQTIELKDSEEQVDTLYWEFYEAIKNDTLELPSMPDITMRIARVINDNNTGSEDIAHVVQADPTVAARMINVVNSAAYRGKHPIDNLPDAVTRLGRSVTHNLVISFALGKLFNSRSKALKKRMLDIWKHLSYVAPICHELAIVTPGLEPDQALLCGLLHDIGALAILGAATSRPELAENPELLDQVIDRLKAEVGAMVLRKWEFPDYFVQAALHAEDWMEDISHEPDYVDLVVIAQLHAYIGTPLMHTLPRLDLVPAFHKLALGKLTPRHSIGIIDNAKDQIRELRELLAI, from the coding sequence ATGATTCAAAGAGTAAGCGCAGTCACCAGCAGCAGTGTAAAAAGGATACCTCTACTCAGAAACCTGCCCAAACGAGTATTGGACTACGTGTTATCCGAAACCCATGTGGAGCATCAAAATGCCGGGGGCGGAATAGCCACTGTTGGTGAACAGACCGAGCAGGTCTACTATCTGCTGCAGGGTCAAGTGGAGATAGTTTCAGAAGCTGGTGAACGGACCACCTGCCAGGCCGATCAGCCATGCAGTCTCACACCCCTGGCGGAGCAGTCTCCGAATCAGGATCACATAACCAGTGTCAGCGCGGTGGACCTGTTGTGTGTCCCCAGGGAGCTCTATAACGCGATCAAGTGTCTTCCCCCGATTGCCAACACCCGCACCAACCAGACCATAGAGCTGAAGGATTCGGAAGAGCAGGTAGATACCCTCTACTGGGAGTTCTACGAGGCGATCAAAAACGATACCCTGGAACTGCCGAGCATGCCGGATATCACCATGCGCATCGCACGGGTGATCAATGACAACAATACCGGCAGTGAAGATATCGCCCATGTGGTACAGGCGGACCCCACGGTCGCTGCGCGTATGATCAACGTGGTCAACAGCGCCGCTTACCGGGGGAAGCATCCGATCGACAATCTCCCAGACGCGGTTACCCGCCTGGGTCGCTCGGTCACCCACAACCTGGTCATCAGCTTCGCCCTGGGCAAGCTCTTCAACAGCCGTTCCAAGGCGTTGAAAAAACGCATGCTCGATATCTGGAAGCACCTCAGCTACGTGGCCCCCATCTGCCACGAGCTGGCAATTGTCACACCCGGTCTGGAACCCGATCAGGCCCTGCTGTGCGGTTTACTCCACGATATTGGCGCACTCGCCATTCTCGGCGCGGCCACCAGTAGACCCGAGCTGGCGGAGAATCCAGAACTGCTCGACCAGGTGATTGATCGGTTGAAGGCGGAAGTGGGTGCCATGGTGTTACGCAAATGGGAGTTTCCCGACTACTTCGTCCAGGCGGCCCTGCACGCGGAGGATTGGATGGAGGATATCAGCCATGAACCCGACTACGTGGACCTGGTGGTGATCGCCCAGCTGCACGCCTATATCGGCACCCCATTGATGCATACCCTTCCCCGGCTCGATCTGGTGCCCGCATTCCACAAACTGGCCCTGGGCAAACTGACCCCGAGGCACTCCATCGGCATCATCGACAACGCCAAGGATCAGATACGCGAGCTGCGGGAGCTGTTGGCGATTTAG
- a CDS encoding sulfur globule family protein produces MIKFAKVLSVAALVAVSTTASAWWGGPGYGNRGWNNDGWGDGWGDGSGDFSFGMSGSGRGSGYGRGNNYYRDYGGYGPYGYGAPYGYGGAPYGYGGAPYGAPYGGAAPYGYPPAAPAAPAAPAK; encoded by the coding sequence ATGATTAAATTTGCTAAGGTCCTGAGCGTCGCTGCTCTCGTTGCTGTCTCCACAACCGCATCAGCATGGTGGGGCGGTCCCGGCTATGGTAACCGTGGCTGGAACAACGATGGCTGGGGCGACGGCTGGGGCGATGGTTCCGGCGACTTCAGCTTTGGTATGAGTGGCAGTGGGCGTGGTTCCGGCTATGGCCGTGGCAATAACTACTATCGCGACTACGGTGGTTACGGTCCTTACGGCTATGGCGCGCCATATGGCTATGGTGGTGCCCCGTATGGCTATGGTGGTGCCCCGTATGGCGCCCCATACGGTGGTGCTGCACCTTATGGCTACCCACCTGCAGCCCCGGCTGCGCCTGCTGCACCCGCTAAATAA
- a CDS encoding Fe2+-dependent dioxygenase codes for MLVEIEGLLQQPQLQKIHEVLAKAEFVDGKLTAGKAAQRVKNNQELKGEQKQMELLIRILTSAMGNNPTFRSAVLPYRMADPIFARYQPGMTYGDHVDDPLMGLSGQRFRSDVSMTIFLREPETYQGGELVVRTTFGEKRVKLKAGSAVIYPSSSLHHVEKVTEGERLVALAWIQSYVRDPARRELLYELDLAREHLLATAPEAETTGLVDKSYANLLRMWGDV; via the coding sequence ATGTTGGTTGAGATCGAAGGCCTGCTACAGCAACCGCAACTGCAAAAGATCCACGAGGTGCTGGCCAAGGCCGAGTTCGTGGATGGCAAACTCACCGCCGGCAAGGCGGCGCAACGGGTGAAAAACAATCAGGAACTCAAGGGCGAACAGAAGCAGATGGAACTGCTGATCCGGATCCTTACCAGCGCCATGGGGAACAACCCAACCTTCCGCTCCGCGGTGCTCCCCTACCGCATGGCCGATCCGATCTTCGCCCGCTACCAACCCGGTATGACCTACGGCGACCATGTGGACGACCCGTTGATGGGACTCAGCGGGCAGCGCTTTCGCAGTGATGTATCGATGACCATATTTCTACGTGAGCCCGAGACCTATCAGGGAGGGGAGTTGGTGGTACGCACCACCTTCGGTGAGAAGCGGGTGAAACTGAAGGCGGGGAGTGCGGTGATCTATCCCTCATCCAGCCTGCATCACGTGGAGAAAGTGACCGAGGGTGAACGCCTGGTGGCGCTGGCGTGGATTCAGAGCTATGTGCGGGATCCGGCGCGGCGGGAGTTGCTGTATGAATTGGATCTGGCCAGGGAGCATCTGTTGGCGACTGCGCCGGAGGCTGAGACTACCGGGTTAGTGGATAAGTCTTATGCGAATTTGTTGAGGATGTGGGGGGATGTTTGA
- the ispF gene encoding 2-C-methyl-D-erythritol 2,4-cyclodiphosphate synthase: protein MRIGQGYDAHRFEPGKRLVLGGVAVPHDQGLKAHSDGDVLIHALCDALLGAAGLGDIGRHFPDDDASYAGIDSRVLLRRVMQLLHSSGLQVSNADLTIIAQRPKLAPYIAAMRDCLAEDLGLEAQRVNIKATTTEGMGFTGREEGIAALAAVLLEGPELDD, encoded by the coding sequence ATGCGTATAGGACAGGGCTATGACGCCCACCGTTTTGAACCCGGCAAACGTCTGGTGCTAGGGGGTGTCGCAGTGCCCCATGATCAGGGTTTGAAGGCCCATTCGGATGGGGATGTTCTGATTCACGCCCTGTGCGATGCCCTGCTTGGTGCGGCCGGTCTTGGGGATATCGGCAGGCATTTCCCGGATGATGACGCCTCCTATGCGGGGATCGACAGCAGGGTGTTGCTACGCCGGGTGATGCAGCTTCTCCATAGCAGTGGCTTGCAGGTGTCCAATGCGGATCTGACCATTATTGCCCAGCGCCCAAAACTGGCCCCCTATATCGCTGCCATGCGTGACTGCCTGGCCGAAGATCTGGGGCTGGAGGCGCAGCGAGTCAACATAAAGGCGACCACCACCGAAGGCATGGGCTTCACCGGGCGCGAAGAAGGGATTGCCGCCCTGGCGGCCGTGTTGCTGGAGGGGCCTGAGCTTGACGACTGA
- a CDS encoding RNA polymerase sigma factor, whose protein sequence is MSGVKVIDGEKNQKRDQRLRELLAACGLNDQKALARLYQVAAPKLYGVVLNMLKREAWAEECLQETFVKIWNNADSYRSHLAAPMTWMTAIARNQALDHLRRYRRETLESDGIYIAEEIDTDPLPLDRLADSEEGSRLKACLEQLNEKQRQVISLAYFRGLSQSELANQIDMPLGTVKTHIRRGLEELRGCLQ, encoded by the coding sequence ATGTCAGGCGTGAAGGTAATAGATGGCGAGAAGAATCAGAAAAGAGATCAAAGACTCAGAGAACTCCTCGCCGCCTGTGGGCTGAATGATCAAAAGGCCCTCGCCCGCCTGTATCAAGTCGCGGCGCCAAAACTGTATGGCGTCGTATTGAATATGCTGAAGAGAGAGGCATGGGCGGAAGAGTGTCTGCAGGAAACCTTCGTTAAAATCTGGAACAACGCGGATAGCTATCGAAGCCACTTGGCGGCACCGATGACCTGGATGACGGCGATTGCACGCAACCAAGCGCTGGATCACTTACGCCGCTATCGCCGGGAGACGTTGGAGTCTGACGGGATTTACATCGCGGAGGAGATCGACACAGATCCCTTACCGCTGGATAGACTTGCAGACAGCGAAGAGGGGTCCCGACTCAAAGCCTGTCTGGAACAATTGAATGAAAAACAACGACAGGTGATCAGCTTGGCCTATTTCAGGGGACTTAGCCAGAGTGAGCTTGCCAACCAGATCGATATGCCACTGGGTACGGTTAAGACGCATATTCGTCGGGGGTTGGAGGAACTTAGGGGATGTTTGCAGTAG
- the kdsA gene encoding 3-deoxy-8-phosphooctulonate synthase has protein sequence MKLCDFQVGLDRPLFLIAGPCVIESEQLALDTAGELQQLTQALGIPFIYKSSFDKANRSSAESFRGPGLEQGLKILQQVKSSIGVPVLTDVHEDTPLQEVASVVDLLQTPAFLCRQTNFIQNVARQGLPVNIKKGQFLAPWDMTHVVAKAKATGNERIMVCERGVSFGYNNLVSDMRSLAVMRDTGSPVVYDATHSVQLPGGQGSSSGGQREFVPVLARAAVAAGVSGLFMETHPQPDKALSDGPNAWPLPRMRELLETLVEIDHLVKGKQLAEMSP, from the coding sequence ATGAAGCTATGCGACTTCCAGGTTGGACTGGATCGGCCGCTGTTCCTGATCGCAGGTCCCTGTGTCATCGAGAGTGAGCAGTTGGCCCTGGATACGGCAGGGGAGTTGCAACAGCTGACCCAGGCCCTTGGTATCCCGTTCATCTACAAATCCTCCTTCGATAAGGCGAATCGCTCCTCCGCCGAGAGCTTTCGCGGACCGGGTCTTGAACAGGGTTTAAAGATTCTGCAACAGGTCAAATCATCGATCGGTGTACCGGTGTTGACCGATGTGCATGAAGATACCCCACTGCAAGAGGTTGCATCGGTGGTGGATCTCCTGCAGACCCCAGCCTTTCTCTGCCGTCAGACCAACTTTATCCAGAATGTGGCCCGCCAGGGTCTGCCGGTGAATATCAAGAAGGGGCAATTTCTCGCACCCTGGGACATGACCCACGTGGTGGCCAAGGCGAAGGCCACGGGCAATGAACGGATCATGGTGTGTGAGCGGGGTGTCTCCTTCGGCTACAATAATCTGGTTTCGGATATGCGCTCCCTGGCGGTGATGCGCGATACCGGTTCGCCAGTGGTCTATGACGCCACCCATTCGGTTCAGTTGCCGGGGGGGCAGGGTAGCAGTTCAGGGGGACAGCGTGAATTTGTCCCGGTACTGGCACGGGCGGCGGTTGCAGCTGGCGTGTCGGGTCTGTTCATGGAGACCCATCCACAACCGGACAAGGCACTCAGCGACGGGCCGAATGCCTGGCCGCTGCCCAGGATGAGGGAACTGCTCGAGACGCTGGTTGAGATCGATCATCTTGTGAAAGGGAAACAATTGGCTGAGATGTCACCCTAA
- the truD gene encoding tRNA pseudouridine(13) synthase TruD → MTTDTPWQPLESMPRVCGNSPGSGVIRAFPEDFQVDEVLGFEADGDGEHLLLHIKKRQTNTHWLAGQLAGLAGIPAKDVSYAGMKDRHAVTTQWFSLRMAGRPEPDWGQLDNDLIQVLQVQRHRRKLRRGALRGNRFQIRIRDLSADRAELEQGLIQLRDSGMPNYFGEQRFGHDYQNLALAEQLFSQPRSSMKRQLRGLVISAVRSQFFNQVLAERIRQGNWNQPLAGDYFNLDGSRSGFAHDQAENAELSRRCGLQDIHPSGPLWGRGLPLVNGLAGELEARVLSGFESWRYGLEHVGLEQERRPLRVRLQDLIWGFPEDGCLEVRFFLPAGCFATAMLREIIEY, encoded by the coding sequence TTGACGACTGATACTCCCTGGCAACCCCTGGAAAGCATGCCGCGTGTCTGCGGTAACTCGCCGGGGAGCGGGGTGATCCGCGCATTCCCCGAGGATTTTCAGGTCGATGAGGTGTTGGGTTTCGAAGCGGACGGTGATGGTGAACATCTGCTGTTGCATATCAAAAAGCGCCAGACCAATACCCACTGGCTGGCCGGCCAGCTGGCCGGGTTGGCGGGCATCCCGGCAAAGGATGTCAGTTATGCGGGCATGAAAGACCGGCATGCGGTGACCACCCAGTGGTTCTCCCTGCGCATGGCGGGACGGCCCGAGCCGGATTGGGGTCAGCTGGACAACGACCTTATTCAGGTCCTGCAGGTGCAGCGGCACCGGCGCAAGCTGCGACGCGGTGCCCTGCGGGGGAATCGATTTCAAATCCGTATTCGGGATCTGAGCGCTGACAGGGCGGAACTGGAACAGGGTCTTATCCAATTGCGGGATTCAGGGATGCCCAACTATTTCGGTGAACAGCGCTTCGGCCATGACTACCAGAACCTTGCCCTGGCGGAGCAACTCTTCTCCCAACCCCGGTCGTCCATGAAGCGGCAGCTGCGCGGACTGGTGATATCCGCGGTGCGGTCCCAATTCTTCAATCAGGTCCTGGCAGAGCGTATCCGGCAGGGGAACTGGAATCAGCCGTTAGCGGGGGATTACTTCAACCTTGATGGCAGTCGCTCGGGGTTTGCCCATGACCAGGCAGAGAACGCCGAGCTTTCGCGACGCTGTGGATTGCAGGATATCCATCCCAGCGGACCTCTTTGGGGACGGGGGCTCCCCCTGGTCAACGGTCTGGCCGGTGAACTGGAAGCCAGGGTGCTTTCCGGGTTCGAGAGCTGGCGCTATGGCCTCGAGCATGTAGGCCTGGAGCAGGAGCGCAGACCGCTACGGGTACGCCTGCAGGATCTCATATGGGGTTTTCCCGAGGATGGCTGCCTTGAAGTGAGATTTTTTCTGCCTGCAGGCTGTTTTGCTACCGCAATGTTGAGAGAAATTATCGAGTATTGA
- the ftsB gene encoding cell division protein FtsB produces MRVVIAILVGLLLFLQYRLWVGEGSLAEVNNLKQEISQLQKELVGLRERNRALQAEVEDLRSGQTAIEERARSELGMIKEGETFYQVIAPSDEKGDE; encoded by the coding sequence GTGCGAGTGGTAATAGCCATACTGGTCGGACTGCTGCTTTTTTTGCAGTACCGCCTGTGGGTGGGCGAGGGGAGCCTGGCTGAGGTCAACAATCTGAAACAGGAGATCAGCCAACTGCAGAAGGAGTTGGTGGGGTTGCGGGAACGCAACCGCGCCCTGCAGGCGGAGGTGGAGGATCTGCGCAGCGGTCAGACCGCCATCGAAGAGCGGGCCCGCAGCGAGCTCGGTATGATCAAGGAGGGGGAGACCTTCTATCAGGTCATCGCACCGAGCGATGAGAAAGGGGATGAGTAG
- the eno gene encoding phosphopyruvate hydratase yields MSEIVDVRGREILDSRGNPTVEADVITADGAIGRALVPSGASTGSREALELRDGDKARYLGKGVLKAVANINGPIKEALMGMEVIDQAAVDQCMLDLDGTENKSKLGANALLGVSLAAAHSAAQERALPLYRSLASGPYRLPVPMMNIINGGAHADNSVDLQEFMILPVGAGSIREAVRYGAEVFHALQSVLKKRGLATAVGDEGGFAPNLPSNEAAIEVILEAVGNAGFSAGKDIYLGLDVASSEFYADGVYNLASEGRKFSADEFADYLSAWVDQYPIITIEDGMDEGDWEGWKLLTEKLGQRVQLVGDDLFVTNTKILQRGIDEKVANSILIKVNQIGTLTETLAAIDMAAAAGYSAVVSHRSGETEDTTIADLVVATGTGQIKTGSLSRSDRVAKYNQLMRIEDQLGGDAVYAGKDAFPVSVD; encoded by the coding sequence ATGTCTGAAATTGTTGATGTTCGTGGACGAGAGATCCTCGATTCACGGGGCAATCCCACCGTCGAGGCCGACGTGATCACCGCAGACGGCGCCATCGGCCGTGCGCTGGTGCCGTCGGGTGCCTCCACCGGCTCCCGGGAAGCCCTCGAATTGCGTGATGGGGACAAGGCCCGCTATCTGGGCAAAGGGGTTTTAAAGGCGGTAGCCAATATCAATGGTCCCATCAAAGAGGCACTGATGGGGATGGAGGTGATCGATCAGGCGGCCGTGGATCAGTGCATGCTCGATCTGGATGGCACCGAAAACAAATCCAAGTTGGGTGCGAACGCCCTGCTTGGGGTATCCCTGGCGGCAGCTCACAGCGCTGCCCAGGAGAGGGCCCTGCCACTCTATCGTTCATTGGCCTCCGGGCCCTACCGGCTGCCTGTGCCGATGATGAATATCATCAATGGCGGGGCGCATGCGGATAACAGCGTCGATCTGCAGGAGTTTATGATCCTGCCGGTGGGTGCCGGATCCATTCGTGAGGCGGTCCGGTACGGTGCCGAGGTCTTCCATGCCCTGCAGAGTGTATTGAAAAAACGCGGTCTGGCTACCGCGGTGGGTGACGAGGGGGGCTTCGCCCCCAACCTGCCTTCTAACGAGGCCGCGATCGAGGTCATCCTGGAGGCTGTCGGCAATGCAGGCTTCAGCGCCGGTAAGGATATCTATCTCGGCCTGGATGTGGCCAGCTCAGAATTCTATGCGGATGGGGTCTACAACCTGGCCTCCGAGGGCCGCAAGTTTTCCGCAGACGAGTTTGCCGACTATCTCTCTGCCTGGGTCGATCAGTACCCGATCATCACCATCGAGGACGGCATGGATGAGGGCGACTGGGAGGGTTGGAAACTGTTGACCGAAAAGCTCGGGCAGCGGGTACAGCTGGTGGGTGACGACCTGTTTGTCACCAACACCAAGATTCTGCAGCGCGGTATCGATGAGAAGGTGGCCAACTCCATCCTCATCAAGGTCAACCAGATCGGTACACTGACTGAAACCCTGGCGGCGATCGATATGGCGGCTGCTGCCGGTTATAGCGCGGTGGTGTCCCATCGCTCCGGAGAGACCGAGGATACCACCATTGCGGATCTGGTGGTGGCCACAGGTACCGGCCAGATCAAGACCGGCTCGCTTTCCCGTTCGGATCGGGTGGCCAAGTACAATCAGCTGATGCGCATCGAGGATCAGCTGGGCGGGGATGCCGTCTATGCGGGTAAGGATGCATTTCCCGTGTCGGTGGACTGA
- a CDS encoding CTP synthase has protein sequence MTRFIFITGGVVSSLGKGIASASLAALLEARGLDVTMIKLDPYINVDPGTMSPFQHGEVFVTDDGAETDLDLGHYERFIRSTMGRNNNFTTGQIYDSVIRKERKGEYLGGTVQVIPHITNQIKESVLLGADDKDICLVEIGGTVGDIESLPFLEAIRQMGVELGPQRVMFMHLTLVPYIKASGEIKTKPTQHSVKELRSIGIQPDILVCRSERPLPETERKKIALFTNVPEKAVISAVDADSIYRIPVLLHAQEMDELVNQRFNLDLPPADLSEWEAFLEGLDNLAEEVKIAMVGKYVHLTEAYKSLSEALVHAGVHTGNRVVIHYVDSEQLEKSGLDSLEGMDAILVPGGFGNRGVEGKIAAVQYARENGIPYLGICLGMQVAVIEFARHVAGLEGAHSTEFKRDTPHPVIGLITEWLNADGKVEKRTEESDLGGTMRLGGQQCRLESDSKPYQLYGEEIITERHRHRYEFNNSYLDNIVTSGMKVSGRSVDGRLVEIVEIPDHPWFVACQFHPEFTSTPRYGHPLFSGFIEAARKHRDSKA, from the coding sequence ATGACTAGATTTATATTCATTACGGGCGGTGTTGTCTCCTCCCTTGGTAAAGGAATCGCATCCGCTTCCCTGGCTGCACTGCTCGAGGCCCGCGGGCTCGATGTCACCATGATCAAGCTCGATCCCTACATCAACGTTGATCCGGGTACCATGAGTCCATTCCAGCATGGCGAGGTTTTCGTTACCGATGACGGGGCCGAGACCGACCTCGATCTTGGGCACTATGAGCGTTTCATCCGCAGTACCATGGGGCGGAACAATAACTTCACTACCGGCCAGATCTACGACAGCGTGATTCGTAAGGAGCGCAAGGGAGAGTATCTGGGAGGTACTGTGCAGGTGATTCCCCATATCACCAATCAGATCAAAGAGAGTGTCTTGCTGGGTGCTGATGATAAGGATATCTGCCTGGTGGAGATCGGTGGCACGGTGGGTGACATCGAGTCACTGCCCTTTCTGGAGGCGATCCGTCAGATGGGTGTGGAGTTGGGGCCGCAACGGGTGATGTTCATGCATCTGACTCTGGTGCCCTATATCAAGGCATCCGGCGAGATTAAGACCAAGCCGACACAGCACTCGGTCAAAGAGTTGCGCTCCATCGGTATCCAACCCGATATTCTGGTGTGCCGTTCCGAGCGGCCCCTGCCTGAAACCGAACGCAAAAAGATTGCGCTTTTCACCAATGTACCGGAAAAGGCGGTTATATCCGCAGTAGACGCAGACTCTATCTATCGTATTCCAGTGCTGCTGCATGCCCAGGAGATGGACGAACTGGTCAATCAGCGTTTCAACCTGGACCTGCCACCGGCAGACCTGTCTGAATGGGAGGCGTTCCTGGAGGGTCTCGATAACCTGGCCGAAGAGGTCAAGATCGCCATGGTGGGGAAATATGTGCATCTTACGGAGGCCTATAAATCCCTCTCTGAAGCCTTGGTACATGCTGGAGTCCATACCGGCAACCGGGTGGTGATTCACTATGTTGATTCGGAACAGCTGGAGAAGAGCGGGCTTGATAGCCTGGAGGGGATGGATGCCATCCTGGTGCCCGGCGGTTTCGGTAATCGTGGTGTTGAGGGCAAGATTGCGGCAGTTCAATATGCCCGTGAAAATGGCATTCCCTATCTGGGGATCTGTCTCGGGATGCAGGTTGCAGTGATTGAGTTTGCCCGTCATGTGGCCGGGTTGGAGGGTGCCCACAGTACCGAGTTCAAGCGCGACACACCACACCCGGTCATCGGGCTGATCACTGAGTGGTTGAATGCGGACGGCAAGGTTGAGAAACGTACCGAGGAGTCGGATCTGGGTGGAACCATGCGCCTGGGTGGGCAGCAGTGTCGTCTGGAGTCCGATAGCAAGCCCTACCAGCTGTATGGCGAGGAGATCATCACCGAGCGCCATCGCCACCGTTACGAGTTCAACAACAGCTATCTGGATAATATTGTCACTTCCGGGATGAAGGTATCGGGCCGTTCAGTTGATGGACGCTTGGTGGAGATTGTGGAGATCCCGGATCATCCCTGGTTCGTGGCCTGCCAGTTCCATCCGGAGTTTACCTCGACCCCGCGCTATGGCCATCCGCTCTTTTCCGGTTTCATCGAGGCGGCGAGAAAGCATCGGGACAGCAAGGCATGA